Proteins encoded together in one Rhinopithecus roxellana isolate Shanxi Qingling chromosome 3, ASM756505v1, whole genome shotgun sequence window:
- the LOC104659818 gene encoding 60S ribosomal protein L17, translated as MVRYSLDPENPTKSCKSRGSNLRVHFKNTRETAQAIKGMHIRKATKYLKDVTLQKQCVPFQRYNGGVGRCAQAKQWGWTQGRWPKKSAEFLLHMLKNAESNAELKGLDVDSLVIEHIQVNKAPKMRRRTYRAHGRINPYMSFPCHIEMILTEKEQIVPKPKKEVAQKKKISQKKLKKQKLMARE; from the coding sequence ATGGTTCGCTATTCACTTGACCCGGAGAACCCCACGAAATCATGCAAATCAAGAGGTTCCAATCTTCGTGTTCACTTTAAGAACACTCGTGAAACTGCCCAGGCCATCAAGGGTATGCATATTCGAAAAGCCACGAAGTATCTGAAAGATGTCACTTTACAGAAACAGTGCGTACCATTCCAACGTTACAATGGTGGAGTTGGCAGGTGTGCCCAGGCCAAGCAGTGGGGCTGGACACAAGGTCGATGGCCCAAAAAGAGTGCTGAATTTTTGCTGCACATGCTTAAAAATGCAGAGAGTAATGCTGAACTTAAGGGTTTAGATGTAGATTCTCTGGTCATCGAGCATATCCAAGTGAACAAAGCACCTAAAATGCGCCGACGGACCTACAGAGCTCATGGTCGGATTAACCCATACATGAGCTTTCCCTGCCACATTGAGATGATCCTTACTGAAAAGGAACAGATTGTTCCTAAACCAAAAAAGGAGGTTGCCCAGAAGAAAAAGATAtcccagaagaaactgaagaaacaaaaacttatggCACGGGAGTAA